The following are encoded in a window of Eleutherodactylus coqui strain aEleCoq1 chromosome 12, aEleCoq1.hap1, whole genome shotgun sequence genomic DNA:
- the GPR141 gene encoding probable G-protein coupled receptor 141, producing MMDKMAHYVNKTANQTICFIPSDVANGILIALYVTVIIGGTIGIITMVFLLCKTNTRSVTTTAIINLLVIHGIFILTVPFRIAYYIQGRWIFSFEFCRFVSSMIHIHMYLSFIFYVALLSIRYISYFKQKDKIEFYRKMHSVVASAAVWIIILLVFLPAFYLNYGSDKQKYETCKCFSFQKEIEKPSVLVLNYITIAVVFMVVCILLIVQIFIIMKIMKKLKRAALGHQEFWVQLKSLFFILVMITCFFPYHMFRFYYLSHTNDCSYYNEIFLGITALSCLDLLSFAVQTYFQKVFQHMTCTVKCL from the coding sequence ATGATGGATAAAATGGCTCATTATGTAAATAAAACTGCCAACCAGACAATCTGCTTTATACCATCTGATGTTGCAAATGGCATCCTGATTGCTCTCTATGTTACAGTAATTATTGGTGGGACAATTGGAATCATTACAATGGTATTTCTGTTATGTAAAACCAACACTCGATCTGTGACCACCACTGCAATCATCAACCTTCTAGTCATCCATGGCATCTTTATTCTCACGGTTCCCTTTCGGATTGCCTATTACATTCAGGGAAGATGGATATTTAGTTTTGAATTTTGCAGGTTCGTAAGCTCCATGATACACATCCACATGTATCTCTCATTTATATTTTACGTTGCTTTGCTCAGCATCAGATACATTAGTTACTTCAAACAAAAGGACAAGATTGAGTTCTACAGGAAAATGCATTCGGTGGTGGCCAGCGCCGCCGTCTGGATTATAATATTGCTAGTTTTTTTGCCTGCATTTTACCTCAATTATGGTAGCGATAAACAAAAATATGAAACTTGTAAGTGTTTCTCGTTCCAAAAGGAAATTGAGAAACCTTCTGTGCTCGTCTTGAATTATATCACGATTGCAGTAGTTTTCATGGTTGTATGTATTCTTCTGATTGTCCAAATCTTCATCATTATGAAGATCATGAAGAAACTGAAACGTGCAGCTTTAGGTCATCAAGAATTCTGGGTTCAGTTGAAGAGCTTATTTTTCATTTTGGTGATGATCACTTGCTTCTTTCCCTATCACATGTTTCGTTTCTATTATCTAAGTCATACCAACGACTGCTCCTATTACAATGAGATTTTTCTAGGTATAACAGCCCTCAGTTGTTTAGATCTTCTGTCATTTGCAGTACAAACCTATTTCCAAAAAGTGTTTCAACACATGACATGCACAGTAAAATGTCTGTGA